In the Candidatus Palauibacter australiensis genome, CCGGCTACGGCGACGAGATGGGCGTGCACTACACCGTCTGGCTTCCGAACGGGAGCAAGGTGGACTCGAGCCACGACCACAGCCCTCCGGAGCCGCTCGACATGGTCCTCGGTTCGACCGCCCTGATCGACGGCTGGGTGGAGGGCGTCACGGGCATGCGGATGGGCGAACGCCGCAAGCTCGTGCTGCCGTACGATCTCGCGTACGGGACCGAGGGTCGGCCACCGGCGATTCCCGCCTATTCGCCGCTCGTGTTCGAGGTCGAACTCGCGGAGCACATCCCCGCCGGGGAAGGCTGATCGTGATCCGGACCGGCGCGGTCGGGGCGGGGCGGTGAC is a window encoding:
- a CDS encoding FKBP-type peptidyl-prolyl cis-trans isomerase, which codes for MRRDMTSNGFRTAAALLLAPLALACAGDAGEHAESDEEGVHEAPETTEAAGTPEGVITDLREIAFADELAVDLDAMEETESGLFIQVLQEGSGPPAGYGDEMGVHYTVWLPNGSKVDSSHDHSPPEPLDMVLGSTALIDGWVEGVTGMRMGERRKLVLPYDLAYGTEGRPPAIPAYSPLVFEVELAEHIPAGEG